One Pseudomonadota bacterium genomic window carries:
- the nagZ gene encoding beta-N-acetylhexosaminidase has product MTTVGRMLMVGLEGKKVTSEHRLFLKETGAGGVILFERNCESPKQIARFIADLRDAATGPLIVGVDQEGGRVARLSAPFTSLPPMAALGRAGDAGPGLAKELGAMLGRELAAVGVDVDFAPVADVATNPANPVIGDRAISKDADIVGELCAAFIEGMQSEGVAACAKHFPGHGDTDVDSHMGLPLIPSTRGRFDACEFVPFKRAIEAGVGSVMIGHILTPNLDPTEPASVSAPIITRILRGEMGFSGLVITDDLVMKGISDRYTSYEAGWKAIAAGADMVMVCSRPDEQRAALEGMRRAVGEGWIGMQTVARALERIEAFKQRFPRPDKPPSMRKIGCRSHRKLASRLFASL; this is encoded by the coding sequence ATGACCACGGTGGGCCGCATGCTGATGGTGGGCCTCGAGGGCAAAAAAGTTACCTCAGAGCACCGCCTCTTCCTCAAGGAGACCGGAGCCGGAGGGGTGATCCTCTTCGAGCGCAACTGCGAGTCCCCGAAACAGATCGCCCGGTTCATAGCCGACCTCAGGGATGCGGCGACGGGGCCGCTCATCGTGGGCGTGGACCAGGAGGGGGGCAGGGTCGCGCGCCTTTCCGCGCCGTTCACCTCTCTCCCGCCCATGGCGGCGCTGGGCAGGGCGGGCGACGCGGGGCCGGGGCTCGCGAAGGAGCTGGGGGCGATGCTTGGCCGGGAGCTCGCCGCGGTGGGAGTTGACGTCGATTTCGCCCCTGTGGCGGACGTTGCCACGAACCCCGCGAACCCTGTCATAGGCGACCGCGCCATATCAAAGGACGCAGATATCGTCGGCGAGCTCTGCGCAGCGTTCATCGAGGGGATGCAGTCGGAGGGGGTGGCGGCCTGCGCCAAACATTTCCCGGGCCACGGCGACACCGACGTGGACTCGCACATGGGGCTGCCCCTCATCCCCTCGACCAGGGGGCGGTTCGACGCGTGCGAGTTCGTGCCGTTTAAGCGCGCTATCGAGGCGGGGGTAGGCTCGGTGATGATCGGCCACATCCTCACCCCGAACCTGGACCCCACGGAGCCCGCCTCTGTCTCCGCCCCGATCATAACCCGCATCCTGCGAGGGGAGATGGGCTTTTCCGGCCTCGTCATCACCGACGACCTCGTCATGAAGGGGATCTCCGACCGCTACACTTCGTACGAGGCGGGCTGGAAGGCGATAGCCGCAGGCGCCGACATGGTCATGGTCTGCAGCCGGCCTGACGAGCAGCGCGCGGCGCTCGAGGGGATGAGGCGCGCGGTGGGCGAGGGCTGGATCGGCATGCAGACAGTCGCCCGGGCCCTCGAGCGCATCGAGGCCTTCAAGCAGCGCTTCCCGAGGCCGGATAAGCCCCCGTCCATGCGAAAGATCGGCTGCCGCTCCCACCGCAAACTCGCATCCCGCCTCTTTGCCTCTCTCTGA